One Streptomyces sp. L2 genomic window carries:
- a CDS encoding flavin reductase family protein, with product MARPPVPDGATADQPADIRPLMARFPTGVSVVTALTPDGEPRGMTCNSLTSVALSPATLMVCLRAAGPTLGAVLRSGHFAVNLLHEEARATAQLFASCGANRFSEVEWRLPVGAHGPHLATEALAIADCRVRHTIHIGDHVAVFAEVDRTVVHEDAEPLLYGRRRYARWSDATTASACAPLAESATRVVL from the coding sequence ATGGCAAGGCCCCCGGTACCGGATGGCGCGACCGCCGACCAGCCGGCCGACATCCGCCCGCTGATGGCCCGGTTTCCCACGGGCGTGTCGGTGGTGACAGCCCTCACCCCCGACGGCGAGCCGCGCGGTATGACGTGTAACTCGCTGACCAGCGTCGCCCTCTCACCCGCGACGCTGATGGTGTGCCTGCGTGCGGCCGGCCCCACCTTGGGCGCGGTGCTCCGCTCCGGGCACTTCGCGGTCAACCTGCTGCATGAAGAGGCGCGAGCCACGGCGCAGTTGTTCGCCTCCTGCGGCGCCAATCGCTTTTCGGAGGTCGAGTGGCGGCTGCCGGTCGGGGCTCACGGACCGCACCTGGCCACGGAGGCACTGGCCATCGCCGACTGCCGGGTGCGGCACACGATCCACATCGGCGACCACGTCGCCGTATTCGCCGAGGTGGACCGTACGGTGGTCCATGAGGACGCCGAGCCCCTGCTGTACGGACGGCGCCGTTACGCCCGTTGGTCAGACGCGACGACAGCATCCGCGTGTGCTCCACTGGCGGAAAGTGCCACTCGTGTCGTGCTCTGA
- a CDS encoding WYL domain-containing protein yields the protein MNRTARLYALVEELRATAPRLLTVAALAARFEVSTRTVQRDLQTLMETGVPVRATSGRGGGWTVDPDMTLPPIRFTADEASALAAALAAADAGAPYAGAARTAAQKIAASMTGPASAAARHLAARIVALPPPSDSAIRTAVEQALTAGTVLRLSYVDAAGRESERAVEPAGLLVADGRWYLIAWCRAREAGRGFRLDRITAAAPTDERAKPHDLAALLRGSAADGAARPAALSALAPPDAAPEHSLEYPRGVYR from the coding sequence ATGAACCGCACCGCCCGCCTCTACGCGCTGGTGGAAGAGTTGCGCGCGACAGCGCCGCGCCTCCTGACGGTCGCGGCGCTCGCGGCACGCTTCGAGGTGAGCACGCGCACGGTCCAGCGCGACCTCCAGACGCTGATGGAGACCGGCGTCCCGGTGCGCGCCACCTCCGGGCGCGGCGGGGGCTGGACGGTCGACCCGGACATGACCCTGCCCCCGATCCGCTTTACCGCCGACGAGGCCTCGGCCCTGGCCGCTGCCCTCGCCGCCGCCGACGCCGGCGCTCCCTACGCCGGTGCGGCCCGTACGGCGGCCCAGAAGATCGCGGCGTCGATGACCGGCCCGGCCTCGGCGGCGGCCCGGCACCTCGCCGCCCGCATCGTCGCGCTGCCCCCGCCGTCCGACTCCGCGATCCGCACCGCGGTCGAGCAGGCTCTCACCGCCGGCACGGTGCTGCGGCTCTCCTACGTCGACGCGGCCGGGCGGGAGAGCGAGCGCGCCGTGGAACCGGCCGGGCTGCTCGTCGCCGACGGCCGCTGGTACCTCATCGCCTGGTGCCGCGCGCGCGAGGCCGGCCGGGGCTTCCGTCTCGACCGCATCACGGCGGCGGCGCCCACGGACGAGCGGGCCAAGCCCCACGACCTGGCCGCCCTCTTGCGCGGCTCGGCGGCGGACGGTGCGGCGAGGCCCGCCGCGCTGTCGGCCCTGGCACCTCCGGACGCCGCCCCAGAACATTCCTTGGAATACCCCAGGGGGGTATATCGTTGA
- a CDS encoding VOC family protein — MACRITELVLDCADPERLAAFWSEVLGYVELGREDDGSIEIGPPGTGFGGPQPTLVLSPSDDPRPAKLRLHIDVNPTDHDQPTELARLLALGATPTDIGQTGTETWHVLSDPEGNEFCLLRTRVTPA; from the coding sequence ATGGCATGCCGCATCACGGAACTGGTCCTCGACTGCGCCGACCCGGAGCGGCTCGCCGCCTTCTGGAGCGAGGTCCTCGGCTACGTCGAACTCGGCCGGGAGGACGACGGAAGCATCGAGATCGGCCCGCCCGGCACCGGCTTCGGCGGCCCCCAGCCCACGCTCGTCCTGAGCCCCAGCGACGACCCCCGCCCCGCCAAGCTCCGCCTCCACATCGACGTCAACCCCACCGACCACGACCAGCCCACCGAACTGGCCCGCCTCCTCGCCCTCGGCGCCACCCCCACCGACATCGGCCAAACAGGCACCGAAACCTGGCACGTCCTGTCCGACCCGGAGGGCAACGAGTTCTGCCTCCTACGCACCCGAGTCACACCAGCCTGA
- a CDS encoding alpha/beta hydrolase: MTITDEDCLAETLAFNEQFETAAASRPARQGPPDAALLATLRRNRLGGDTPPVRLPQGRDRVIEGVRVRVFVPARVEGVYLHIHGGGWAFGSADGQDERLWRLAEQTRLAVVSVDYRLAPEHPFPAAADDCEAAARWLVRHAAAEFGTGRLLIGGESAGAHLSVVTLLRLRDRHGITGAFQAAHLLFGPYDLSMTPSQRAFGSRRLLSNTDTLRRTYEMFTPGMSPEQRRDPEISPLFADLAGLPPARIVVGSEDPLRDDSLFLAQRWQAAGALVQLGVVAGAMHGFTLFPLTITERELRRQRDFLSTAGR, from the coding sequence ATGACGATCACCGATGAGGACTGCCTCGCCGAGACCCTCGCGTTCAACGAGCAGTTCGAGACCGCCGCCGCGAGCCGCCCGGCCCGCCAGGGCCCGCCGGACGCGGCCCTGCTGGCCACCCTTCGGCGCAACCGGCTCGGCGGCGACACACCGCCGGTGCGGCTGCCGCAGGGCCGGGACCGTGTCATCGAGGGCGTGAGGGTGAGGGTCTTCGTGCCCGCGCGGGTCGAGGGGGTGTACCTGCACATCCATGGGGGTGGCTGGGCCTTCGGTTCCGCGGACGGACAGGACGAGAGGCTCTGGCGGCTCGCCGAACAGACCCGGCTGGCCGTCGTCAGCGTCGACTACCGCCTCGCGCCCGAACACCCCTTCCCCGCCGCGGCCGACGACTGCGAGGCGGCCGCCCGCTGGCTGGTGCGGCACGCCGCGGCCGAGTTCGGCACCGGGCGGCTGCTGATCGGAGGGGAGTCGGCCGGCGCCCACCTGAGCGTCGTGACCCTGCTGCGCCTGCGCGACCGGCACGGCATCACCGGCGCCTTCCAGGCGGCCCACCTGCTGTTCGGCCCCTACGACCTGTCGATGACACCGAGTCAGCGAGCGTTCGGCTCCCGGCGGCTGCTGAGCAACACCGACACGCTGCGGCGGACCTACGAGATGTTCACCCCCGGCATGAGCCCGGAGCAGCGCCGCGACCCCGAGATCTCACCGTTGTTCGCCGACCTCGCCGGCCTGCCGCCCGCCCGGATCGTCGTCGGCTCCGAGGACCCCCTGCGGGACGACTCGCTGTTCCTGGCCCAGCGGTGGCAGGCGGCGGGCGCGCTCGTGCAGCTCGGTGTCGTCGCCGGAGCGATGCACGGCTTCACCCTGTTCCCCCTGACCATCACCGAGCGCGAACTGCGGCGCCAGCGCGACTTCCTGTCCACCGCGGGCCGGTAG
- a CDS encoding MoaD/ThiS family protein: MPKVTVRYWAAAKAAAGVAEEPYDAVTLADALAAVRERHPGELTRVLQRCSFLIDGDPVGTRAHETVRLAEGGTVEVLPPFAGG, translated from the coding sequence ATGCCCAAGGTCACGGTGCGCTACTGGGCCGCCGCGAAGGCCGCCGCCGGGGTCGCCGAGGAACCGTACGACGCGGTAACGCTCGCCGACGCGCTGGCCGCGGTGCGCGAGCGACACCCCGGCGAACTCACGCGCGTCCTGCAGCGATGCTCCTTCCTCATCGACGGTGACCCCGTCGGGACCCGCGCGCATGAGACGGTACGGCTGGCCGAGGGCGGCACGGTCGAGGTGCTCCCGCCGTTCGCAGGAGGGTGA
- a CDS encoding 3'-5' exonuclease — protein sequence MTAHEYLLNVVDVEATCWEGEPPPGEVSEIIEIGLTVVDLRAGERLDKHRVLVRPARSAVSPFCTELTGLTQAEVDQGLSFAEACRELAARHRAGLLPWASWGDYDRHQFTRQCLRTEAPYPFGHRHTNAKAAFTASYGLRRRPGMAQALTVAGLPLEGRHHRGDDDAWNIAALVLDVSGRGDWPAG from the coding sequence ATGACCGCGCACGAGTACCTGCTGAACGTCGTCGATGTCGAGGCGACGTGCTGGGAGGGGGAGCCGCCGCCCGGTGAGGTCAGCGAGATCATCGAGATCGGGCTCACCGTCGTCGACCTGCGGGCCGGCGAACGGCTCGACAAGCACCGGGTGCTGGTACGGCCGGCCCGGTCGGCGGTCAGCCCCTTCTGTACGGAGCTGACCGGGCTGACGCAGGCCGAGGTCGACCAGGGGCTGTCCTTCGCGGAGGCGTGCCGGGAGCTGGCGGCGCGGCACCGGGCCGGGCTGCTGCCGTGGGCGAGCTGGGGCGACTACGACCGTCACCAGTTCACCCGCCAGTGCCTGCGGACGGAGGCGCCGTACCCGTTCGGCCACCGGCACACCAACGCCAAGGCCGCCTTCACCGCCTCCTACGGCCTGCGCCGCCGCCCCGGCATGGCCCAGGCCCTGACGGTGGCCGGGCTCCCGCTGGAGGGCCGCCACCACCGGGGCGACGACGACGCGTGGAACATCGCCGCGCTGGTGCTGGACGTGTCGGGCCGAGGGGACTGGCCTGCGGGCTGA
- a CDS encoding DUF4396 domain-containing protein: protein MDHSVHHHHAHAHEHEQQQEHQPSGSSWRMAAQATLHCLTGCAIGEVLGMVIGTAAGLHNGATVGISIVLAFVFGYALTMRGVLRAGVPFRQAVKVALAADTVSIAVMELIDNTVMVGVPGAMNAGLGQWLFWASLAFSLVLAFLVTTPVNRWMIGRGKGHAVVHAYH from the coding sequence ATGGATCACAGCGTTCACCATCATCACGCACACGCACACGAACACGAACAGCAGCAGGAACACCAGCCGTCCGGCTCCTCCTGGCGGATGGCCGCGCAGGCCACCCTGCACTGCCTCACCGGCTGTGCCATCGGTGAGGTCCTCGGCATGGTCATCGGCACGGCCGCCGGACTGCACAACGGGGCCACCGTCGGCATCTCCATCGTGCTGGCGTTCGTCTTCGGGTACGCGCTGACCATGCGGGGCGTGCTGCGGGCCGGTGTCCCGTTCCGGCAGGCGGTCAAGGTGGCCCTCGCCGCCGACACCGTGTCGATCGCGGTGATGGAGCTGATCGACAACACGGTGATGGTCGGCGTGCCCGGCGCCATGAACGCGGGCCTCGGCCAGTGGCTGTTCTGGGCCTCGCTGGCGTTCTCCCTCGTGCTGGCCTTCCTCGTGACCACGCCGGTGAACCGGTGGATGATCGGCCGCGGCAAGGGACACGCGGTCGTACACGCCTACCACTGA
- a CDS encoding alpha/beta fold hydrolase: MSNRPAGCVARSTDCPHPETPGRGPLRTFLRAADGTRVDALYRPRDELYRPSDEPSDDSDGGRSGLVFVVAHGFTGDVDRPHVRRVAGVLARYGAVVTFSFRGHGASGGRSTVGDQEVLDLAAAVAWARGFGHARVVTVGFSMGGSVVLRHAALYPGAVDAVVAVSAPARWYYRGTAPMRRLHWLVTRPEGRLVGRYGLRTRIHHRAWDPVPLSPVEAVPRIAPTPLLLVHGDRDAYFPLDHPRMLAEAAGDHGELWLEPGMGHAENAAPDALLARIGDWSAARGS; encoded by the coding sequence ATGAGCAATCGTCCGGCAGGTTGTGTGGCGCGTTCCACGGACTGTCCGCATCCCGAGACGCCCGGTCGGGGCCCGCTCCGGACGTTCCTCCGCGCGGCCGACGGCACCCGCGTGGACGCCCTGTACCGGCCGAGGGACGAGCTGTACCGGCCGTCGGACGAGCCGTCGGACGACTCCGACGGCGGCCGTTCCGGCCTGGTCTTCGTGGTCGCGCACGGCTTCACCGGGGACGTGGACCGGCCGCATGTGCGAAGGGTGGCGGGCGTCCTCGCCCGTTACGGCGCCGTCGTCACCTTCTCCTTCCGCGGCCACGGCGCCTCGGGCGGCCGCTCCACGGTCGGCGACCAGGAGGTGCTGGACCTGGCGGCAGCCGTGGCGTGGGCGCGCGGCTTCGGGCACGCGCGCGTGGTGACCGTCGGCTTCTCCATGGGCGGGTCGGTGGTGCTGCGGCACGCGGCCCTGTATCCGGGCGCGGTCGACGCGGTGGTCGCGGTCAGCGCGCCCGCCCGTTGGTACTACCGGGGTACGGCCCCCATGCGCCGCCTGCACTGGCTGGTCACGCGTCCCGAGGGCCGCCTGGTCGGACGCTACGGCCTGCGCACCCGCATCCACCACCGCGCGTGGGACCCGGTGCCGCTGTCCCCGGTCGAGGCGGTGCCGCGGATCGCCCCGACCCCGCTCCTCCTCGTCCACGGCGACCGGGACGCTTATTTCCCCCTCGACCACCCCCGGATGCTGGCGGAAGCCGCCGGTGACCACGGGGAACTCTGGCTGGAGCCGGGCATGGGCCACGCGGAGAACGCGGCCCCGGACGCCCTGCTCGCCCGGATCGGGGACTGGTCGGCGGCGCGGGGGAGCTAG
- a CDS encoding LacI family DNA-binding transcriptional regulator: MAKVTRDDVARLAGTSTAVVSYVINNGPRPVAPATRERVLAAIKELGYRPDRVAQAMASRRTDLIGLIIPDARQPFFGEMAHAVEQAASERGKMVLVGNTDYIGEREVHYLRAFLGMRVSGLILVSHALNDLAAAEIEAWDARVVLLHERPEAIDDVAVVTDDLGGAQLAVRHLLEHGYEYVACLGGTADTPAVGDPVSDHVEGWKRAMDEAGLSTEGRLFEAPYNRYDAYRVGLEVLSGPRRPPAIFCSTDDQAIGVLRAARELRIDVPGELAVAGFDDIKEAALADPPLTTVASDRSAMARSAVDLVLDDGLRVAGSRRERLKTFPSRLVVRTSCGC; this comes from the coding sequence GTGGCCAAGGTGACTCGGGATGACGTGGCACGGCTGGCTGGGACCTCCACCGCCGTCGTCAGTTATGTCATCAACAACGGACCCCGGCCGGTCGCCCCGGCCACGCGCGAGCGTGTCCTCGCGGCGATCAAGGAACTGGGGTACCGGCCGGACCGGGTCGCCCAGGCGATGGCCTCGCGGCGCACCGACCTCATAGGCCTGATCATCCCCGACGCCCGCCAGCCCTTCTTCGGGGAGATGGCGCACGCGGTCGAACAGGCCGCCTCCGAGCGCGGCAAGATGGTGCTCGTCGGCAACACCGATTACATCGGCGAACGCGAGGTCCACTACCTGCGCGCCTTCCTCGGCATGCGCGTCTCGGGCCTGATCCTCGTCTCCCACGCGCTGAACGACCTGGCCGCCGCCGAGATAGAGGCCTGGGACGCCCGCGTGGTGCTGCTGCACGAGCGCCCGGAGGCCATCGACGACGTCGCCGTCGTCACCGACGACCTCGGCGGGGCCCAGCTCGCCGTACGCCACCTGCTGGAGCACGGCTACGAGTACGTGGCCTGTCTCGGCGGCACGGCGGACACCCCGGCCGTCGGCGACCCGGTCTCCGACCACGTCGAGGGCTGGAAGCGGGCCATGGACGAGGCGGGGCTGTCGACCGAGGGCCGGCTGTTCGAGGCGCCGTACAACCGGTACGACGCCTACCGCGTCGGCCTGGAGGTGCTGTCCGGGCCGCGCCGCCCGCCCGCGATCTTCTGCTCCACCGACGACCAGGCGATCGGCGTGCTGCGCGCCGCGCGCGAGCTGCGCATCGACGTGCCCGGGGAGCTGGCGGTGGCCGGCTTCGACGACATCAAGGAGGCGGCGCTGGCGGATCCGCCGCTGACGACGGTGGCGTCCGACCGGTCGGCGATGGCCCGCTCCGCTGTGGATCTGGTGCTGGACGACGGGTTGCGGGTCGCCGGGTCGCGGCGGGAGCGGCTGAAGACGTTTCCGTCGCGGTTGGTGGTGCGGACGTCCTGCGGATGCTGA
- a CDS encoding response regulator transcription factor has protein sequence MSSLLLLTNALQPSTEVLPALGLLLHHVRVAPAEGPALVDTPGADVILVDGRRDLPQVRSLCQLLRSTGPGCPLVLVVTEGGLAAVTAEWGVDDVVLDTAGPAEVEARLRLATGRQQLVGDDSPMEIRNGDLSVDEATYSAKLKGRVLDLTFKEFELLKYLAQHPGRVFTRAQLLQEVWGYDYFGGTRTVDVHVRRLRAKLGPEHESLIGTVRNVGYRFVTPEKSDRSGEEPQGKADRSKPGKSSPSAVRGGAEVAAEA, from the coding sequence ATGAGTTCTCTGCTGCTCCTGACCAACGCCCTCCAGCCGTCGACGGAGGTGCTGCCCGCCCTCGGCCTGCTCCTGCACCACGTGCGGGTCGCCCCGGCGGAGGGCCCCGCCCTCGTGGACACCCCCGGCGCGGACGTCATACTCGTCGACGGCCGCCGCGACCTGCCCCAGGTCCGCAGCCTGTGCCAGCTGCTGCGCTCCACCGGCCCCGGCTGCCCCCTCGTGCTCGTCGTCACCGAGGGCGGCCTGGCCGCCGTCACCGCGGAATGGGGTGTCGACGACGTCGTCCTCGACACCGCGGGCCCCGCGGAGGTGGAGGCGCGGCTGCGGCTGGCGACGGGCCGGCAGCAGCTCGTCGGCGACGACTCGCCGATGGAGATCCGCAACGGCGACCTGTCCGTCGACGAGGCGACCTACTCCGCCAAACTGAAGGGCCGGGTCCTCGACCTCACCTTCAAGGAGTTCGAGCTGCTCAAGTACCTCGCCCAGCACCCCGGCCGGGTCTTCACCCGCGCCCAGCTCCTCCAGGAGGTCTGGGGCTACGACTACTTCGGCGGCACCCGGACGGTGGACGTGCACGTACGGCGGCTTCGCGCCAAACTCGGCCCGGAGCACGAGTCGCTGATCGGAACCGTCCGGAACGTCGGTTATCGATTCGTTACGCCCGAGAAGTCCGACCGGTCCGGCGAGGAGCCCCAGGGCAAGGCGGACCGGTCAAAACCGGGCAAGTCATCCCCTTCCGCCGTCCGTGGCGGCGCGGAAGTGGCGGCGGAGGCATAG
- a CDS encoding trypsin-like peptidase domain-containing protein, producing the protein MTESMRRNGDHEYENPQGTYTHPAPVNPEWPPPPPFDPPAGPAPKPKRTRGPVALLAAVAIVAAAVGGGTAYAFQELTGKDTVASASASTNVVPSSKKGDVAAIATAVSPSVVEINATLSNGSSTGSGVIITSSGEIVTNNHVIAGADSIRVRTSDGKSYTADVVGTDSSKDLALIKLQGASGLKPASLGNSSDVQVGDTVVAIGSPEGLTGTVTSGIVSALNRDVTVPTDEGQGQDQGGGGSDGQWPFEFGGRQFNGDTGSSTTTYKAIQTDASLNPGNSGGALINAAGQVIGLNSAMYASSQQASSSSDAGSIGLGFAIPINTVKSDLPHLRADAGN; encoded by the coding sequence ATGACCGAGAGCATGCGCCGTAACGGCGATCACGAGTACGAGAACCCGCAGGGTACGTACACCCACCCCGCTCCGGTGAACCCGGAGTGGCCGCCTCCTCCGCCGTTCGACCCCCCGGCGGGCCCCGCGCCGAAGCCGAAGCGGACCCGCGGCCCGGTCGCCCTGCTCGCGGCGGTCGCGATCGTCGCGGCGGCGGTGGGCGGCGGCACCGCGTACGCCTTCCAGGAGCTGACCGGCAAGGACACGGTCGCCTCCGCCTCGGCGAGCACCAACGTGGTGCCGTCGAGCAAGAAGGGTGACGTCGCCGCGATCGCCACCGCCGTCAGCCCGAGCGTCGTCGAGATCAACGCGACCCTCAGCAACGGCTCGTCCACCGGCTCCGGCGTGATCATCACGAGCAGCGGCGAGATCGTCACCAACAACCACGTCATCGCGGGCGCCGACTCGATAAGGGTGCGCACCAGCGACGGCAAGAGCTACACCGCCGACGTCGTCGGCACGGACAGCTCCAAGGACCTCGCGCTGATCAAGCTCCAGGGCGCGTCCGGACTGAAGCCGGCCTCGCTCGGGAACTCCTCCGACGTGCAGGTCGGTGACACGGTCGTCGCGATCGGCTCCCCCGAGGGCCTGACCGGCACGGTCACCAGCGGTATCGTCTCCGCGCTCAACCGCGATGTCACGGTGCCCACGGACGAGGGCCAGGGCCAGGACCAGGGCGGCGGCGGCTCCGACGGCCAGTGGCCGTTCGAGTTCGGCGGCCGGCAGTTCAACGGCGACACCGGCTCGTCCACGACGACGTACAAGGCGATCCAGACGGACGCCTCCCTCAACCCCGGCAACTCCGGTGGTGCGCTGATCAACGCCGCCGGGCAGGTCATCGGCCTCAACTCCGCGATGTACGCGTCGAGTCAGCAGGCGTCCTCGTCCTCGGACGCGGGCAGCATCGGACTCGGCTTCGCGATCCCGATCAACACCGTCAAGTCCGACCTCCCGCACCTGCGGGCGGACGCGGGCAACTAG
- a CDS encoding cation:proton antiporter has product MLLTMPVVVLACQAGSLLFRRIGQPPVVGEILTGVLLGPSLLGFVWPAGQSLLFPASVLPTISALGNVGLLVFMFLIGCELDVTTLRGNSRTALAVSQASILLPLILGSVLALTMFTSLAPPGTGRTPFVLFVAVSMSITAFPVLARILTDRGLHGTAVGTLAMAAAAVNDLAAWFLLALIAALAGSGSLHGVLVTIALTTAFVLVTLYAVRPLVARSVRRAPRTMDHLVLVILFGGLCLAGLTTESIGVHAQFGAFLFGVAMPRRSRVVERATTGLHTFVLPLLLPLFFVGAGLQTNFARLAGTPELWVWAPVTTGVAVLGKWGGGTCAARACGQNWQDAMSIGALMNSRGLTELIVLGLGLQLGVISTPLYSLLVLMALITTVLTAPSLSWIRRTFADADDGGAGTRGEIRVPQGRAGPYAHCS; this is encoded by the coding sequence TTGCTGCTCACCATGCCGGTCGTCGTCCTGGCCTGCCAGGCGGGTTCCCTGCTTTTCCGCCGCATCGGTCAGCCTCCGGTGGTCGGAGAAATCCTCACCGGTGTTCTCCTGGGCCCCTCGTTGCTCGGCTTCGTCTGGCCGGCCGGGCAGAGCCTGCTCTTCCCGGCCTCGGTCCTGCCGACCATATCGGCACTTGGAAACGTCGGCCTGTTGGTCTTCATGTTCCTCATCGGATGCGAACTCGACGTCACCACACTGCGGGGAAACAGCCGAACCGCCCTCGCGGTCAGCCAGGCGAGTATTCTCCTGCCGCTCATTCTCGGCTCTGTTCTGGCGCTCACGATGTTCACGTCGCTCGCCCCGCCGGGTACCGGCAGAACTCCGTTCGTCCTGTTCGTAGCGGTGTCGATGAGCATCACCGCGTTCCCCGTGCTCGCTCGCATTCTCACTGACCGCGGTCTGCACGGCACCGCGGTCGGCACCCTTGCCATGGCCGCCGCGGCCGTGAACGATCTCGCCGCGTGGTTCCTGCTCGCACTGATCGCCGCCCTGGCCGGCAGCGGTTCGCTCCACGGTGTCCTGGTCACCATCGCGTTGACGACGGCATTCGTCCTGGTGACGCTGTACGCGGTGCGCCCGCTCGTGGCCCGGAGTGTCCGCCGGGCCCCTCGGACCATGGACCACCTGGTCCTCGTCATACTGTTCGGCGGCCTGTGCCTGGCGGGGCTCACCACCGAGAGCATCGGTGTGCACGCCCAGTTCGGGGCCTTCCTCTTCGGCGTGGCCATGCCGCGCCGCTCGCGCGTCGTGGAACGGGCCACGACCGGACTGCACACCTTCGTCCTGCCCCTTCTCCTCCCCCTGTTCTTCGTGGGGGCCGGGCTGCAGACGAACTTCGCCCGCCTTGCCGGCACACCAGAACTGTGGGTCTGGGCACCGGTCACGACGGGTGTCGCCGTCCTCGGCAAATGGGGAGGAGGTACATGTGCGGCGCGGGCGTGTGGGCAGAATTGGCAGGATGCGATGTCCATCGGCGCACTGATGAACAGTCGTGGACTGACGGAATTGATCGTGCTTGGTCTCGGGCTTCAGCTCGGTGTGATCAGCACGCCCCTCTATAGCCTGCTCGTCCTCATGGCGCTGATCACTACCGTGCTCACCGCACCTTCCCTGTCATGGATTCGCCGAACGTTTGCCGACGCGGACGACGGCGGGGCCGGCACACGCGGCGAAATTCGGGTGCCGCAGGGGCGGGCCGGTCCCTACGCTCACTGCTCATGA